A single Crateriforma conspicua DNA region contains:
- the hpt gene encoding hypoxanthine phosphoribosyltransferase, which produces MRILLDEDQLKQGVEDLASRIDRDYGRSALTVVAVMTGSLVLFADLIRRLSMPQRVGVIQASSYRGGTQSGDLHVDSGMLIDVADRDVLLVDDIFDTGKTLDRLCGVMQEMGARSVRTAVLLHKQREHITSLRPDYVAFQIPDEFVVGYGLDYLDMYRNLPYLAVLEPEEIEATAAEAKS; this is translated from the coding sequence ATGCGCATCTTGTTGGACGAAGACCAGCTGAAGCAGGGCGTGGAAGACTTGGCATCACGGATCGACCGTGACTATGGCCGTTCGGCGCTGACGGTCGTCGCGGTGATGACCGGATCGCTGGTCTTGTTCGCTGATCTGATCCGCCGTTTGTCGATGCCCCAGCGGGTCGGCGTGATCCAGGCGTCCAGTTATCGCGGCGGCACCCAGTCGGGCGACTTGCACGTCGATTCGGGCATGTTGATTGATGTGGCTGACCGCGACGTGTTGCTGGTCGATGACATCTTTGACACCGGCAAGACGCTGGATCGCCTGTGCGGCGTGATGCAAGAAATGGGGGCCCGTTCGGTCCGTACGGCGGTGCTGCTGCACAAGCAACGGGAACACATCACGTCGCTGCGTCCGGATTATGTGGCGTTTCAAATCCCCGACGAATTCGTCGTCGGATACGGGCTGGATTATCTGGACATGTACCGCAACCTGCCTTACCTGGCGGTCTTGGAACCGGAGGAGATTGAAGCGACCGCGGCGGAAGCGAAATCGTGA